One Alphaproteobacteria bacterium genomic region harbors:
- a CDS encoding P-II family nitrogen regulator: MKKIEAIIKPFKLDAVKQALHEEGIEGMTISDAKGFGRQKGHTELYRGAEYVIDFVPKLKVEVVVDDDRVERLIEVIKGAVHTGKIGDGKIFITNIDQALRIRTDETGSQAL, encoded by the coding sequence ATGAAGAAAATCGAGGCGATCATCAAGCCCTTCAAGCTCGATGCGGTGAAGCAGGCGCTGCACGAGGAAGGCATAGAAGGCATGACCATTTCGGACGCCAAGGGATTTGGGCGTCAGAAAGGGCATACGGAACTCTATCGCGGTGCCGAATACGTCATCGACTTCGTGCCCAAGCTCAAGGTTGAGGTCGTCGTCGACGACGACAGGGTCGAGCGTCTGATCGAGGTGATCAAGGGCGCAGTACACACGGGCAAGATCGGTGACGGCAAGATCTTTATCACCAACATCGACCAGGCGCTGCGCATACGCACGGACGAGACCGGCTCGCAAGCGCTGTAG
- a CDS encoding transposase: MPRQARLVVPGLPHHVVQRGARTQTVFFDADDYSAYLEHLGARTQETGCAVWGYCLMPNHVHLILVPPSEDSLRSTLAPVHRAYGLRINRRKGWRGHLWQERFLSFAMDESHLASAARYVERNPVRAGLVRQPEGWRWSSARAHLEGRDDALVEVAPLLNLVPDWTSYLDNDDDEVEMARLRGHVTSGWPLGSEPFLDRLEAASGRRLRPAKRGRKPKRRLQDDDV, from the coding sequence ATGCCACGCCAAGCTCGACTGGTCGTCCCCGGGCTGCCGCACCACGTGGTGCAGCGCGGCGCCCGCACGCAAACCGTCTTCTTTGATGCCGACGACTACAGCGCCTATCTCGAGCACCTTGGCGCACGCACCCAGGAGACCGGCTGCGCCGTCTGGGGCTATTGCCTGATGCCGAACCACGTGCACCTGATTCTGGTGCCGCCTAGCGAGGACAGCCTGCGCAGCACCCTGGCGCCCGTGCACCGCGCCTATGGCCTGCGGATCAACCGCCGCAAAGGGTGGCGTGGACATCTTTGGCAGGAGCGCTTCCTTTCCTTCGCCATGGACGAGAGCCATTTGGCATCGGCGGCACGCTATGTCGAGCGCAATCCGGTTCGCGCCGGTCTGGTGCGGCAACCGGAGGGCTGGCGCTGGTCGAGCGCACGCGCTCACCTCGAAGGCCGCGACGATGCCTTGGTCGAGGTGGCGCCGTTGCTCAACCTCGTGCCGGACTGGACCAGCTATCTCGACAACGATGACGACGAGGTCGAAATGGCTCGCTTGCGCGGCCACGTGACCAGCGGCTGGCCGCTCGGTAGCGAGCCGTTCCTCGACCGCCTCGAAGCCGCCAGCGGTCGGCGCCTGCGCCCCGCCAAACGCGGCCGCAAGCCCAAGCGACGCCTACAAGACGACGACGTTTAA
- a CDS encoding YeeE/YedE family protein, protein MTGRNAESRAGVQWWALAMALVVALALASGVIEYGRPKLGLFTIGIVLGATLYHAAFGFTDAWRRAMVSRDLSGVTAQLLMLAVAIVLFAPGLEQGDIFGRKVSGAVAPVGLSMVFGAFLFGIGMQLGNGCASGTLFAAGGGSVRMVLVLVFFCAGAFWGSLDLHWWHELPGIGSVSLGEGLGWKLAVSLELVALLAIWLALRVFVNRAGRPLWPAGGMPRTTWLRGPWPLLLAALLLAGLNWLTLATAGHAWSITWGFSLWAAKVAAALGWDPASSTFWDSGFQARALGGSLLRDNVSVMNFGLLLGAFAAASLAGAMRPSPGIALRPLLAAVIGGLAMGYGARLAYGCNIGALFSGIASGSLHGWVWLLAAIPGNAIGVWLRPIFSLQRQ, encoded by the coding sequence ATGACAGGGAGAAATGCCGAGAGCCGTGCCGGCGTCCAGTGGTGGGCATTGGCAATGGCTTTGGTGGTGGCGCTGGCGCTTGCCTCGGGCGTCATCGAGTACGGCAGACCAAAACTAGGCCTCTTCACCATCGGCATCGTGCTCGGCGCCACGCTCTATCATGCTGCTTTTGGGTTTACCGATGCCTGGCGGCGGGCCATGGTCTCCCGCGATCTGTCAGGCGTCACGGCGCAGCTACTCATGCTTGCCGTGGCCATCGTGCTGTTCGCGCCCGGCCTTGAGCAGGGCGATATTTTCGGGCGCAAGGTCTCCGGCGCCGTGGCGCCGGTCGGCCTGTCAATGGTCTTTGGCGCTTTTCTGTTCGGCATCGGCATGCAGCTTGGTAACGGTTGCGCCTCGGGAACGCTTTTCGCGGCGGGCGGCGGCAGCGTTCGTATGGTGCTGGTGCTGGTCTTCTTCTGCGCCGGCGCTTTTTGGGGCAGTCTTGATTTGCACTGGTGGCACGAACTTCCTGGCATCGGCAGTGTTTCTCTGGGTGAGGGCCTGGGCTGGAAGCTGGCGGTGAGCCTGGAACTGGTTGCCCTATTGGCGATATGGCTAGCCCTGCGCGTCTTCGTCAACCGTGCCGGGCGGCCCTTGTGGCCGGCCGGTGGCATGCCGCGCACGACCTGGCTGCGCGGCCCCTGGCCGCTTCTGTTGGCAGCGCTACTGCTGGCGGGGCTCAACTGGCTGACCCTGGCGACCGCAGGTCATGCCTGGTCGATCACCTGGGGCTTCTCTCTCTGGGCGGCCAAAGTCGCGGCGGCGCTAGGTTGGGATCCTGCAAGCAGTACATTCTGGGATTCCGGCTTCCAAGCGCGCGCTCTCGGTGGCTCGCTGCTGCGCGACAACGTCTCAGTGATGAATTTCGGGCTCCTGCTCGGCGCCTTTGCAGCGGCGTCTTTGGCCGGCGCCATGCGGCCCAGCCCGGGCATCGCCCTGCGCCCACTGCTTGCCGCGGTGATTGGTGGTCTGGCTATGGGCTACGGCGCGCGTCTCGCCTATGGCTGCAATATCGGTGCATTGTTCTCCGGCATCGCCTCGGGCAGCCTGCACGGCTGGGTCTGGCTGCTAGCCGCGATCCCCGGTAATGCCATTGGCGTCTGGCTGCGCCCTATCTTCAGCCTGCAGCGCCAATGA
- a CDS encoding FAD-dependent oxidoreductase, translating to MSEPVPLSVVIVGAGPAGLYAADALLRKPQPCRIDILDKLPTPYGLVRAGVAPDHQSAKNVINVFDRILQKLDVRLLGNVGFGNDVTYDELKSLYDVVILAIGAQVPRRLHILGESLFGAVESTTFVDWYNAVPGSLDLSREVDAKAAVVIGVGNVALDIARLLAKTADEMATTDIDLAAAAAIVAAPLRDIYVIGRRGPMQAAFTAPELKELGQLEEAMPVVPAECLALSDDGVADNDRRKREKNREILRSYADADVAADPRPVKVHLMFCASPVEILGEDRVTGVRLERTRLEGGRAVPTGETFEIEAQLFVSAIGYRAVGGEGGPPIDEARGIVRNQGGRIEAGAYVVGWARRGPTGVIGTNRNDAREVVDLILADGVVAGENSGSEALNALLAVRDVAVTTYEDWERIDAAEIAAGEGQRPRTKFTEIDAMLAVARKYD from the coding sequence ATGAGCGAGCCTGTGCCCCTGTCCGTGGTCATCGTCGGCGCCGGACCGGCTGGCCTCTATGCCGCGGATGCTCTGTTGCGTAAGCCGCAGCCCTGCCGCATCGACATTCTGGACAAGTTGCCGACGCCCTATGGTTTGGTGCGGGCGGGTGTTGCGCCCGACCATCAAAGTGCCAAGAACGTGATCAATGTTTTTGACCGCATTCTGCAGAAGCTAGATGTGCGCCTGCTCGGCAATGTAGGTTTTGGCAATGACGTCACCTACGACGAGTTGAAGTCGCTTTATGACGTAGTGATACTGGCCATCGGCGCACAGGTGCCAAGGCGTCTTCACATTCTCGGCGAGAGCCTGTTCGGCGCGGTCGAATCGACCACCTTTGTGGACTGGTACAACGCCGTGCCCGGCTCGCTCGACCTGTCGCGGGAGGTCGATGCCAAGGCGGCGGTGGTGATCGGCGTCGGCAACGTGGCGCTGGACATCGCGCGCCTGCTGGCCAAGACCGCGGACGAGATGGCGACGACTGATATTGATCTGGCTGCAGCAGCGGCGATCGTTGCGGCGCCGCTCAGGGACATCTACGTGATTGGTCGACGCGGGCCGATGCAGGCGGCCTTCACGGCGCCCGAACTCAAGGAACTTGGTCAACTCGAAGAGGCCATGCCGGTGGTGCCCGCGGAATGCTTGGCGCTGAGTGACGACGGTGTGGCGGACAATGATCGTAGGAAGCGTGAGAAGAACCGGGAAATTCTGCGCAGCTACGCGGATGCGGATGTTGCTGCCGACCCACGCCCGGTCAAGGTCCATTTGATGTTCTGCGCCTCGCCTGTGGAGATTCTCGGTGAGGATCGGGTGACAGGGGTGCGGCTTGAACGCACGCGGCTCGAAGGCGGCCGTGCGGTGCCGACGGGGGAGACGTTCGAGATCGAGGCGCAGCTTTTCGTCTCGGCTATTGGCTACCGTGCTGTGGGCGGTGAGGGCGGTCCGCCGATAGACGAGGCGCGTGGCATCGTGCGCAACCAGGGTGGTCGCATCGAGGCCGGTGCCTATGTGGTTGGCTGGGCCCGGCGCGGGCCCACGGGCGTCATCGGCACCAACCGCAACGACGCCCGCGAGGTCGTCGATCTAATCCTCGCCGACGGTGTCGTGGCCGGCGAAAATTCTGGCTCCGAGGCGCTTAACGCGCTCCTCGCCGTGCGCGATGTCGCGGTCACCACCTACGAAGACTGGGAACGTATCGACGCCGCTGAAATCGCTGCCGGCGAAGGCCAGCGCCCCCGTACCAAGTTCACCGAGATCGACGCCATGCTAGCGGTGGCCAGAAAATACGACTGA
- a CDS encoding ammonium transporter, with amino-acid sequence MPLRKLFGGTAALTMALLPATALAQDASVIDSGDTAWILTATALVLFMTMPGLALFYGGLVRSRNVLSVLMQCFTICCVASVLWLLFVYSLAFSDGGGLNAVIGGLDKAFLSGVGLETASGTIPETLFFMFQMTFAIITPALIVGAYVERIKFGAVVLFSGLWLIVVYAPVAHWVWGGGWLADMGVADFAGGLVVHMTCGVSALVLAAVLGSRSGFPREVQPPHNPGLVMMGAAMLWVGWFGFNAGSALAAGTSASMAMTVTHISAATAALTWTVIEWMRFGKPTLVGIATGAIAGLATITPASGFVGPFGGFVLGLVSGALCFAAVGFIKTKFKIDDALDVMAVHGVGGATGTFLLAFLCLPELGGLGLPSADSAGSMARIQLTGIVATLLWSGVATFVLVKITQALVGLRVDADTETEGLDLMAHGERGYDL; translated from the coding sequence ATGCCCTTACGGAAACTGTTTGGCGGCACGGCCGCCCTGACCATGGCCTTGTTGCCGGCGACGGCGTTGGCACAGGATGCGTCGGTCATTGATAGCGGCGATACGGCCTGGATCCTCACTGCAACAGCGCTGGTTCTGTTCATGACCATGCCGGGTTTGGCGCTGTTCTATGGCGGACTGGTGCGTTCGCGCAACGTGCTGTCGGTCTTAATGCAATGCTTCACGATCTGTTGCGTGGCCTCTGTACTCTGGCTGCTCTTCGTCTACAGCCTGGCCTTCAGCGACGGCGGCGGGCTGAACGCGGTGATCGGCGGGCTCGACAAGGCCTTCCTCTCCGGTGTCGGCCTGGAGACGGCATCTGGAACGATCCCCGAAACCCTCTTCTTTATGTTCCAGATGACCTTCGCCATCATCACCCCGGCGCTGATCGTCGGTGCATATGTGGAGCGCATCAAGTTCGGCGCGGTGGTGCTGTTCTCAGGCCTCTGGCTGATCGTGGTCTATGCCCCCGTAGCCCACTGGGTTTGGGGTGGCGGCTGGCTCGCCGACATGGGCGTGGCCGACTTTGCCGGCGGCCTGGTGGTGCATATGACCTGCGGCGTCTCGGCCCTGGTGCTGGCTGCCGTCCTCGGTAGTCGCTCGGGCTTTCCGCGCGAGGTGCAGCCGCCTCATAACCCCGGCCTGGTAATGATGGGCGCGGCTATGCTCTGGGTCGGCTGGTTCGGTTTCAACGCGGGCAGCGCGCTCGCGGCCGGCACCAGTGCCAGCATGGCGATGACGGTGACGCACATCTCCGCTGCCACCGCAGCGCTGACTTGGACGGTGATCGAGTGGATGCGTTTCGGCAAACCGACCTTAGTCGGTATCGCCACCGGCGCCATCGCTGGCCTGGCTACGATCACGCCTGCGTCGGGCTTCGTTGGGCCCTTCGGTGGCTTCGTGCTGGGACTCGTCTCGGGTGCGCTCTGCTTCGCCGCGGTCGGCTTCATCAAGACCAAGTTCAAGATCGACGACGCCCTCGACGTTATGGCGGTGCATGGCGTGGGCGGTGCCACTGGCACCTTCCTACTAGCCTTCCTCTGTCTGCCTGAGCTGGGCGGTCTCGGCCTGCCGAGCGCTGACTCGGCCGGCAGCATGGCTCGCATTCAACTAACCGGCATCGTCGCAACACTTCTCTGGTCGGGGGTCGCCACCTTCGTCCTGGTCAAGATCACGCAAGCTCTGGTCGGCCTGCGCGTCGATGCGGATACTGAGACCGAGGGCCTTGACCTCATGGCCCACGGTGAGCGGGGTTACGACCTCTAG
- the paaX gene encoding phenylacetic acid degradation operon negative regulatory protein PaaX has protein sequence MHISIAAMPKSSIEQEARDLPNLIAPKATSLIVTVFGDSLAPHGGHVWLGSLIELMAPLGLSERLVRTATNRLTNSGWLERLTKGRRSYFGLSETGRMRFEQATRRIYAETLPEWDGIWHLVVVAGTGMAPSQRESLRRELSWQGFGTIAPGVYAHPAPDHAALIQALAAVGIAEDALILESRTAGLIGEDQPLQALVARGWDLDRLAMAYNQFVDRFRTVRGLLGARPRTRPEVAFVIRSILIHDYRRVMLHDPMLPEALLPKAWPGSEARELCGDIYRCIWFPVEEHVTQRLETFEGRLLSPTLRGRFGGLPDTELDGDAA, from the coding sequence ATGCACATCTCCATCGCCGCCATGCCCAAGAGCTCCATAGAACAAGAGGCTCGCGATCTACCCAATCTGATCGCCCCCAAGGCGACGTCGCTTATCGTCACGGTGTTCGGGGATTCACTCGCTCCCCATGGCGGGCATGTCTGGCTTGGCAGCCTGATCGAACTCATGGCACCGCTCGGGCTTAGCGAACGCTTGGTTCGTACAGCTACTAATCGTCTGACCAATTCGGGCTGGCTGGAGCGTCTTACCAAGGGTCGGCGCAGCTATTTTGGTCTCAGCGAGACCGGGCGCATGCGATTCGAGCAAGCGACCCGTCGCATTTATGCGGAGACTCTGCCCGAGTGGGACGGCATCTGGCACCTGGTGGTGGTGGCCGGCACGGGCATGGCGCCCTCGCAGCGCGAATCCCTGCGCCGCGAGCTGTCCTGGCAAGGCTTTGGCACAATCGCGCCCGGCGTCTATGCTCACCCTGCGCCGGATCATGCGGCGTTGATCCAGGCGCTGGCCGCGGTCGGCATTGCCGAGGATGCACTAATTCTCGAATCGCGCACCGCCGGTCTGATCGGTGAAGATCAGCCGTTGCAGGCGCTGGTGGCGCGTGGCTGGGACCTCGATCGTTTAGCGATGGCCTATAATCAATTCGTCGATCGCTTCCGCACGGTCCGTGGGCTGCTTGGCGCACGTCCGCGGACGCGGCCCGAAGTCGCCTTCGTGATCCGCTCGATCCTGATACACGACTACCGACGCGTCATGTTGCACGACCCTATGCTGCCCGAGGCGTTGCTGCCCAAAGCTTGGCCCGGGTCAGAAGCGCGCGAGCTGTGCGGCGATATCTACCGATGCATCTGGTTCCCGGTCGAAGAGCACGTGACCCAGCGGCTCGAGACCTTCGAAGGGCGGTTGCTGTCGCCTACCTTGCGCGGGCGCTTTGGCGGTCTGCCCGATACCGAACTTGACGGAGATGCCGCATGA
- a CDS encoding zinc-binding dehydrogenase: protein MRGVVFLGDRELELQEFADPTPGPGEVVVEIKASGMCGSDLKFYRAAKDGGIAALGLGGDGSPVIAGHEPCGIVAAAGPGVDEPEAVIGSRVMVHHYAGCGYCRHCRVGWSQLCGEGITVYGVTGHGGHAPYIKVPARTLVALPEALSFETGATISCGTGTAWGALRRLDLCGPDTIAIFGQGPVGASATQLAVAMGARVIALDVSAERRALAGEFGADVVIDPAVDDPVDALREHTGGRGVDLSLDCSGVAEARRAAVRAVRTWGKAAFVGEGGDVTLDVSPDMLRRQVTIIASWTFSRHGQAECAAFVASRGIDVDKLFSHRWQLDQAVEAYRLFDTQTTGKGVFLS from the coding sequence ATGCGCGGCGTGGTGTTTCTCGGCGATCGCGAGCTCGAGCTGCAGGAATTTGCCGATCCGACGCCGGGCCCCGGCGAGGTGGTGGTGGAGATCAAGGCCTCCGGCATGTGTGGCAGTGATCTCAAGTTTTACCGCGCCGCCAAGGACGGCGGTATCGCGGCGCTTGGTCTGGGCGGTGATGGCTCACCAGTCATCGCTGGACACGAGCCCTGCGGTATCGTGGCTGCTGCTGGCCCCGGGGTCGACGAACCCGAGGCTGTGATCGGCAGTCGCGTCATGGTGCACCACTATGCCGGCTGCGGGTATTGCAGGCACTGCCGCGTCGGCTGGTCGCAGCTCTGTGGCGAGGGTATCACGGTCTATGGAGTGACCGGCCATGGCGGCCACGCGCCTTACATCAAGGTTCCCGCGCGCACACTGGTTGCGCTGCCCGAGGCGCTCTCCTTCGAGACGGGCGCGACGATCTCTTGCGGCACTGGCACGGCTTGGGGCGCGTTGCGCCGGCTCGATTTATGCGGGCCGGACACTATCGCTATCTTCGGCCAGGGTCCTGTTGGGGCGAGTGCGACCCAGCTCGCCGTCGCTATGGGTGCGCGGGTGATCGCGCTCGACGTCTCAGCGGAGCGGCGCGCGCTGGCCGGCGAGTTTGGCGCCGACGTGGTCATTGACCCGGCTGTGGACGACCCGGTGGACGCGTTGCGCGAGCATACGGGCGGGCGTGGCGTCGACCTTTCGCTGGACTGCTCGGGCGTTGCAGAGGCGCGTCGTGCCGCGGTACGCGCGGTGCGCACCTGGGGCAAGGCCGCCTTTGTCGGTGAGGGCGGTGATGTGACGCTGGACGTCAGCCCGGACATGCTGCGCCGCCAGGTCACCATCATCGCCTCTTGGACATTCAGCCGCCACGGCCAAGCCGAATGCGCCGCCTTCGTGGCCAGCCGCGGCATCGATGTCGACAAACTTTTTAGCCACCGCTGGCAGCTCGACCAGGCGGTCGAAGCCTATCGGCTCTTCGACACCCAGACGACCGGCAAGGGTGTTTTTCTAAGTTAA